One part of the Sardina pilchardus chromosome 5, fSarPil1.1, whole genome shotgun sequence genome encodes these proteins:
- the LOC134080608 gene encoding gamma-aminobutyric acid receptor-associated protein-like: protein MKFVYKEEHSFEKRRSEGEKIRKKYPDRVPVIVEKAPKARIGDLDKKKYLVPSDLTVGQFYFLIRKRIHLRAEDALFFFVNNVIPPTSATMGLLYQEHHEEDFFLYFAYSDESVYGQDQTRSM from the exons ATGAAGTTTGTCTACAAGGAAGAACACTCTTTTGAGAAGAGACGGTCGGAGGGTGAAAAAATTAGGAAGAAGTATCCAGACAGAGTGCCA GTGATTGTGGAAAAAGCTCCGAAGGCCAGAATCGGGGACCTTGACAAAAAGAAGTATCTTGTACCATCAGACTTAACAG TGGGACAGTTCTACTTCCTGATCAGGAAAAGAATTCACCTTAGGGCTGAGGATGCCCTTTTCTTCTTTGTCAACAATGTAATTCCTCCAACATCAGCAACCATGGGCTTGCTGTATCAG GAGCATCATGAAGAGGACTTTTTTCTCTATTTTGCATATAGTGATGAAAGTGTCTATGGACAAGACCAGACAAGAAGCATGTAA
- the gps2 gene encoding G protein pathway suppressor 2 isoform X1, with product MLAPPIPTIMPALLERPKLSNAMARALHKHIMRERERKRQEEEEVDKMMEQKLKEEEERKRKKEMEERMSLDETKEQIMKMGEKLQGLQEEKHQLFLQLKKVLHEEEKRRRKEQSDMTTLTSATYQPNMAIHSGQHLLSMQASPVSHGRPGALLGERSKQLFQTPVIPGRHYQSQQGFSAGTSEHAQYSGGQPAHGPYGVAQSQHASPFTPSQPVPVSYASSSQLRGVLCSGAAAFPTMPYLPHQQQGHAVYGHFVSQPGIFPSAAIPLQKQLEHANQQSGFTDSSPLRTMPPQALHASAAGLLPTPSIAVQIPPGKTGLPYAHPPRPASPGGFSHGTPPQPSHAASFQSSPQPGPRGAYIPHSQSGQRFYHHGK from the exons ATG CTGGCCCCTCCAATACCAACCATAATGCCAGCTCTTCTGGAGAGGCCCAAATTGTCCAATGCCATGGCACGGGCATTGCACAAGCacataatgagagagagggagagaaagcgacaag aggaagaagaagttGACAAGATGATGGAACAAAAActgaaagaagaggaagagagaaagcggaaaaaagagatggaggagcgGATGTCCTTAGATGAGACCAAAGAACAG ATTATGAAGATGGGGGAGAAACTGCAGGGGCTTCAGGAGGAGAAACACCAGCTCTTCCTACAACTCAAGAAGGTCCTGcatgaagaggaaaagaggcGAAGAAAAGAGCAGAG TGACATGACCACTTTGACTTCAGCCACATACCAGCCCAACATGGCCATCCACTCAGGACAGCACCTTTTGAGCATGCAAG CCAGTCCAGTGAGCCACGGTCGACCGGGAGCACTCCTGGGAGAGAGGAGTAAGCAGCTCTTTCAGACTCCTGTCATTCCG GGCCGACACTACCAGTCCCAACAGGGTTTCAGCGCGGGCACCTCGGAGCATGCTCAGTACTCCGGAGGCCAGCCAGCCCACGGGCCCTACGGTGTGGCCCAGTCCCAACACGCGTCCCCCTTCACCCCCAGTCAACCGGTGCCTGTCAGCTACGCCAGCAGTTCCCAGCTCAGAGGTGTGCTGTGCTCTG GCGCTGCTGCATTTCCGACCATGCCCTACTTGCCCCACCAGCAGCAAGGCCATGCAGTGTACGGTCACTTTGTGTCTCAGCCAG GCATTTTCCCGAGCGCTGCGATTCCTTTACAGAAACAGCTGGAGCACGCAAACCAGCAGTCCGGCTTCACTGACTCT AGTCCGTTGAGGACTATGCCTCCTCAGGCTCTCCATGCTAGTGCTGCTGGTTTGCTGCCAACCCCCTCCATTGCGGTCCAGATTCCACCTGGCAAG ACTGGACTGCCATATGCTCACCCGCCAAGGCCAGCCTCCCCTGGAGGCTTCTCTCATGGGACTCCCCCACAACCCAGCCATGCT GCTTCCTTTCAGAGCTCTCCTCAGCCCGGCCCACGAGGCGCGTACATCCCTCACAGCCAGTCCGGCCAGAGGTTCTACCACCATGGCAAATGA
- the gps2 gene encoding G protein pathway suppressor 2 isoform X2 has protein sequence MLAPPIPTIMPALLERPKLSNAMARALHKHIMRERERKRQEEEEVDKMMEQKLKEEEERKRKKEMEERMSLDETKEQIMKMGEKLQGLQEEKHQLFLQLKKVLHEEEKRRRKEQSDMTTLTSATYQPNMAIHSGQHLLSMQASPVSHGRPGALLGERSKQLFQTPVIPGRHYQSQQGFSAGTSEHAQYSGGQPAHGPYGVAQSQHASPFTPSQPVPVSYASSSQLRGAAAFPTMPYLPHQQQGHAVYGHFVSQPGIFPSAAIPLQKQLEHANQQSGFTDSSPLRTMPPQALHASAAGLLPTPSIAVQIPPGKTGLPYAHPPRPASPGGFSHGTPPQPSHAASFQSSPQPGPRGAYIPHSQSGQRFYHHGK, from the exons ATG CTGGCCCCTCCAATACCAACCATAATGCCAGCTCTTCTGGAGAGGCCCAAATTGTCCAATGCCATGGCACGGGCATTGCACAAGCacataatgagagagagggagagaaagcgacaag aggaagaagaagttGACAAGATGATGGAACAAAAActgaaagaagaggaagagagaaagcggaaaaaagagatggaggagcgGATGTCCTTAGATGAGACCAAAGAACAG ATTATGAAGATGGGGGAGAAACTGCAGGGGCTTCAGGAGGAGAAACACCAGCTCTTCCTACAACTCAAGAAGGTCCTGcatgaagaggaaaagaggcGAAGAAAAGAGCAGAG TGACATGACCACTTTGACTTCAGCCACATACCAGCCCAACATGGCCATCCACTCAGGACAGCACCTTTTGAGCATGCAAG CCAGTCCAGTGAGCCACGGTCGACCGGGAGCACTCCTGGGAGAGAGGAGTAAGCAGCTCTTTCAGACTCCTGTCATTCCG GGCCGACACTACCAGTCCCAACAGGGTTTCAGCGCGGGCACCTCGGAGCATGCTCAGTACTCCGGAGGCCAGCCAGCCCACGGGCCCTACGGTGTGGCCCAGTCCCAACACGCGTCCCCCTTCACCCCCAGTCAACCGGTGCCTGTCAGCTACGCCAGCAGTTCCCAGCTCAGAG GCGCTGCTGCATTTCCGACCATGCCCTACTTGCCCCACCAGCAGCAAGGCCATGCAGTGTACGGTCACTTTGTGTCTCAGCCAG GCATTTTCCCGAGCGCTGCGATTCCTTTACAGAAACAGCTGGAGCACGCAAACCAGCAGTCCGGCTTCACTGACTCT AGTCCGTTGAGGACTATGCCTCCTCAGGCTCTCCATGCTAGTGCTGCTGGTTTGCTGCCAACCCCCTCCATTGCGGTCCAGATTCCACCTGGCAAG ACTGGACTGCCATATGCTCACCCGCCAAGGCCAGCCTCCCCTGGAGGCTTCTCTCATGGGACTCCCCCACAACCCAGCCATGCT GCTTCCTTTCAGAGCTCTCCTCAGCCCGGCCCACGAGGCGCGTACATCCCTCACAGCCAGTCCGGCCAGAGGTTCTACCACCATGGCAAATGA
- the gps2 gene encoding G protein pathway suppressor 2 isoform X3 — protein MPALLERPKLSNAMARALHKHIMRERERKRQEEEEVDKMMEQKLKEEEERKRKKEMEERMSLDETKEQIMKMGEKLQGLQEEKHQLFLQLKKVLHEEEKRRRKEQSDMTTLTSATYQPNMAIHSGQHLLSMQASPVSHGRPGALLGERSKQLFQTPVIPGRHYQSQQGFSAGTSEHAQYSGGQPAHGPYGVAQSQHASPFTPSQPVPVSYASSSQLRGVLCSGAAAFPTMPYLPHQQQGHAVYGHFVSQPGIFPSAAIPLQKQLEHANQQSGFTDSSPLRTMPPQALHASAAGLLPTPSIAVQIPPGKTGLPYAHPPRPASPGGFSHGTPPQPSHAASFQSSPQPGPRGAYIPHSQSGQRFYHHGK, from the exons ATGCCAGCTCTTCTGGAGAGGCCCAAATTGTCCAATGCCATGGCACGGGCATTGCACAAGCacataatgagagagagggagagaaagcgacaag aggaagaagaagttGACAAGATGATGGAACAAAAActgaaagaagaggaagagagaaagcggaaaaaagagatggaggagcgGATGTCCTTAGATGAGACCAAAGAACAG ATTATGAAGATGGGGGAGAAACTGCAGGGGCTTCAGGAGGAGAAACACCAGCTCTTCCTACAACTCAAGAAGGTCCTGcatgaagaggaaaagaggcGAAGAAAAGAGCAGAG TGACATGACCACTTTGACTTCAGCCACATACCAGCCCAACATGGCCATCCACTCAGGACAGCACCTTTTGAGCATGCAAG CCAGTCCAGTGAGCCACGGTCGACCGGGAGCACTCCTGGGAGAGAGGAGTAAGCAGCTCTTTCAGACTCCTGTCATTCCG GGCCGACACTACCAGTCCCAACAGGGTTTCAGCGCGGGCACCTCGGAGCATGCTCAGTACTCCGGAGGCCAGCCAGCCCACGGGCCCTACGGTGTGGCCCAGTCCCAACACGCGTCCCCCTTCACCCCCAGTCAACCGGTGCCTGTCAGCTACGCCAGCAGTTCCCAGCTCAGAGGTGTGCTGTGCTCTG GCGCTGCTGCATTTCCGACCATGCCCTACTTGCCCCACCAGCAGCAAGGCCATGCAGTGTACGGTCACTTTGTGTCTCAGCCAG GCATTTTCCCGAGCGCTGCGATTCCTTTACAGAAACAGCTGGAGCACGCAAACCAGCAGTCCGGCTTCACTGACTCT AGTCCGTTGAGGACTATGCCTCCTCAGGCTCTCCATGCTAGTGCTGCTGGTTTGCTGCCAACCCCCTCCATTGCGGTCCAGATTCCACCTGGCAAG ACTGGACTGCCATATGCTCACCCGCCAAGGCCAGCCTCCCCTGGAGGCTTCTCTCATGGGACTCCCCCACAACCCAGCCATGCT GCTTCCTTTCAGAGCTCTCCTCAGCCCGGCCCACGAGGCGCGTACATCCCTCACAGCCAGTCCGGCCAGAGGTTCTACCACCATGGCAAATGA
- the tp53 gene encoding cellular tumor antigen p53 isoform X2, protein MNDQGNSQDFEDLWNSMVPIADGSWENSHLPGLQFDEQVFEQLHVSEPYLSAPDGGGAPPCSTVPTTTDYPGVHGFQLRFPKSGVAKSVICTYSTDLNKLFCQLAKTCHIQMVVETPPPPGSMLRATAVYKKSEHVAEVVRRCPHHERTTENNDGQTPPSHLIRVEGNLHAVYQQDPNTGRQSVAVPYQQPQLGCEYTTTLYNYMCNSSCMGGMNRRPILTIVTLETQEGVVLGRRCFEVRVCACPGRDRKTEETNFKKMQEAKLPVKTNATPKRSLKETPQATAHPEGSKRAKSSSSTEEETFYLQVRGRERYEMLKSINDGLELKDLVPPSDAEKYRQRPSSKGGNKRERDGYTMEPKRGKKPLVKGEKSDSD, encoded by the exons ATGAATGATCAGGGGAACAGTCAGGATTTCGAGGACCTGTGGAACTCAAT ggTTCCAATTGCAGATGGGAGCTGGGAAAACTCT CATTTACCAGGATTGCAGTTTGACGAGCAGGTGTTCGAGCAGCTTCATGTCTCTGAGCCGTACCTCTCCGCTCCGGACGGTGGCGGTGCCCCTCCATGTTCCACAGTGCCCACTACCACGGACTACCCAGGAGTGCATGGCTTCCAGCTTCGCTTCCCAAAGTCCGGCGTTGCCAAATCTGTGATCTGCACT TACTCTACAGACCTGAATAAGCTTTTCTGCCAGCTGGCAAAGACCTGCCATATCCAGATGGTCGTGGAAACGCCGCCACCTCCAGGTTCGATGCTGAGAGCCACCGCAGTCTACAAGAAGTCTGAGCACGTAGCCGAGGTGGTCAGGCGATGTCCTCATCACGAGAGGACCACAGAAAACAATGACG GCCAAACCCCTCCCAGCCACCTGATTCGCGTGGAGGGGAACCTGCACGCTGTTTACCAGCAGGACCCCAACACCGGCAGGCAGAGTGTAGCAGTACCCTACCAGCAACCTCAG cTGGGTTGTGAATACACCACGACTCTCTACAATTACATGTGCAACAGCAGTTGTATGGGGGGGATGAACCGCAGACCAATTCTGACCATTGTCACCCTGGAAACGCAAGA GGGGGTTGTTCTCGGCCGACGGTGTTTCGAAGTTAGGGTGTGCGCTTGCCCTGGACGAGACCGGAAGACGGAGGAAACCAACTTTAAGAAAATGCAAGAGGCCAAGCTCCCAGTCAAGACTAACGCTACTCCCAAACGCA GTCTGAAGGAGACGCCTCAAGCGACGGCACACCCAGAGGGCAGCAAGAGGGCCAAGTCCAGTTCCAGCACTGAGGAGGAGACATTCTACCTGCAG GTCCGGGGGAGAGAACGCTATGAAATGCTGAAAAGCATAAATGACGGTTTGGAGCTCAAAGACCTGGTGCCCCCTAGTGATGCAGAGAAATATCGCCAGAGACC
- the tp53 gene encoding cellular tumor antigen p53 isoform X1 produces the protein MNDQGNSQDFEDLWNSMVPIADGSWENSHLPGLQFDEQVFEQLHVSEPYLSAPDGGGAPPCSTVPTTTDYPGVHGFQLRFPKSGVAKSVICTYSTDLNKLFCQLAKTCHIQMVVETPPPPGSMLRATAVYKKSEHVAEVVRRCPHHERTTENNDGQTPPSHLIRVEGNLHAVYQQDPNTGRQSVAVPYQQPQLGCEYTTTLYNYMCNSSCMGGMNRRPILTIVTLETQEGVVLGRRCFEVRVCACPGRDRKTEETNFKKMQEAKLPVKTNATPKRSLKETPQATAHPEGSKRAKSSSSTEEETFYLQVRGRERYEMLKSINDGLELKDLVPPSDAEKYRQRPSKGGNKRERDGYTMEPKRGKKPLVKGEKSDSD, from the exons ATGAATGATCAGGGGAACAGTCAGGATTTCGAGGACCTGTGGAACTCAAT ggTTCCAATTGCAGATGGGAGCTGGGAAAACTCT CATTTACCAGGATTGCAGTTTGACGAGCAGGTGTTCGAGCAGCTTCATGTCTCTGAGCCGTACCTCTCCGCTCCGGACGGTGGCGGTGCCCCTCCATGTTCCACAGTGCCCACTACCACGGACTACCCAGGAGTGCATGGCTTCCAGCTTCGCTTCCCAAAGTCCGGCGTTGCCAAATCTGTGATCTGCACT TACTCTACAGACCTGAATAAGCTTTTCTGCCAGCTGGCAAAGACCTGCCATATCCAGATGGTCGTGGAAACGCCGCCACCTCCAGGTTCGATGCTGAGAGCCACCGCAGTCTACAAGAAGTCTGAGCACGTAGCCGAGGTGGTCAGGCGATGTCCTCATCACGAGAGGACCACAGAAAACAATGACG GCCAAACCCCTCCCAGCCACCTGATTCGCGTGGAGGGGAACCTGCACGCTGTTTACCAGCAGGACCCCAACACCGGCAGGCAGAGTGTAGCAGTACCCTACCAGCAACCTCAG cTGGGTTGTGAATACACCACGACTCTCTACAATTACATGTGCAACAGCAGTTGTATGGGGGGGATGAACCGCAGACCAATTCTGACCATTGTCACCCTGGAAACGCAAGA GGGGGTTGTTCTCGGCCGACGGTGTTTCGAAGTTAGGGTGTGCGCTTGCCCTGGACGAGACCGGAAGACGGAGGAAACCAACTTTAAGAAAATGCAAGAGGCCAAGCTCCCAGTCAAGACTAACGCTACTCCCAAACGCA GTCTGAAGGAGACGCCTCAAGCGACGGCACACCCAGAGGGCAGCAAGAGGGCCAAGTCCAGTTCCAGCACTGAGGAGGAGACATTCTACCTGCAG GTCCGGGGGAGAGAACGCTATGAAATGCTGAAAAGCATAAATGACGGTTTGGAGCTCAAAGACCTGGTGCCCCCTAGTGATGCAGAGAAATATCGCCAGAGACC